A window of Ranitomeya variabilis isolate aRanVar5 chromosome 2, aRanVar5.hap1, whole genome shotgun sequence contains these coding sequences:
- the LOC143805118 gene encoding ring finger protein-like isoform X1 has product MGEPRAEYGDLTIAEEARSSPQDSARMTKLVVTCGDVCGTKLAKKTADESSEVMENLPRTCEGPPVVNERELTNDSCKIDIEALSIDPCASRVSITGDVSPQCGPVDSHGVDMLYDLPKISSGSQVKDDEDLQGNEAKEPEESSQLLEEDHQECPICTELYDTTKHKQSLLNCNHVFCDNCIKTMVHTANHANLCRVTCPICRQTTPMLEWEVRKMQEQMMESGGVCVQQDYVPPQPLVRRPGLCGSLEYRFHERLRTGRLFPFPPCIRNPHRLMSRLTQLERRCRCLYLFVLVIFLFAEFFCFTFLFLPILIFILLIMLGK; this is encoded by the coding sequence ATGGGTGAGCCAAGAGCTGAATATGGAGACCTGACCATAGCAGAGGAAGCGAGATCTTCACCTCAGGACTCTGCGAGAATGACCAAACTGGTAGTGACCTGTGGTGATGTCTGTGGTACCAAGCTGGCCAAAAAGACAGCAGATGAAAGCTCTGAGGTCATGGAAAACCTTCCTAGGACTTGTGAGGGACCACCAGTTGTCAACGAGCGAGAACTCACTAATGATTCTTGTAAGATCGACATAGAAGCTCTAAGCATTGACCCTTGTGCCTCACGTGTATCCATCACTGGAGATGTAAGTCCCCAATGTGGACCAGTGGACAGTCATGGGGTTGACATGCTTTATGATTTGCCAAAAATTTCTTCTGGATCTCAGGTCAAAGATGATGAAGACCTGCAAGGAAACGAGGCTAAGGAGCCAGAAGAGTCTTCCCAACTTCTAGAGGAGGACCATCAGGAGTGTCCCATATGCACTGAGCTATATGATACTACCAAGCACAAGCAGTCTTTACTCAACTGCAACCATGTGTTCTGTGACAATTGTATCAAAACCATGGTCCACACGGCCAACCATGCCAACCTCTGCCGGGTAACCTGCCCAATCTGTCGGCAGACGACACCCATGTTGGAATGGGAGGTCCGTAAGATGCAGGAGCAGATGATGGAAAGCGGAGGTGTCTGCGTTCAGCAGGACTATGTCCCACCACAGCCACTTGTCAGGAGACCTGGACTTTGCGGGTCACTGGAATACAGATTCCACGAGCGTCTCCGGACCGGGCGTCTTTTCCCCTTCCCTCCTTGTATCCGGAATCCGCACAGGTTAATGAGCAGGCTGACCCAGCTCGAGCGTCGCTGCCGCTGCTTGTATCTTTTTGTTTTGGTGATTTTTCTTTTTGCCGAGTTTTTCTGCTTTACGTTCCTGTTTTTGCCGATTCTCATCTTTATTTTATTGATTATGTTGGGGAAGTAA
- the LOC143805118 gene encoding ring finger protein-like isoform X2 — translation MGEPRAEYGDLTIAEEARSSPQDSARMTKLVVTCGDVCGTKLAKKTADESSEVMENLPRTCEGPPVVNERELTNDSCKIDIEALSIDPCASRVSITGDVKDDEDLQGNEAKEPEESSQLLEEDHQECPICTELYDTTKHKQSLLNCNHVFCDNCIKTMVHTANHANLCRVTCPICRQTTPMLEWEVRKMQEQMMESGGVCVQQDYVPPQPLVRRPGLCGSLEYRFHERLRTGRLFPFPPCIRNPHRLMSRLTQLERRCRCLYLFVLVIFLFAEFFCFTFLFLPILIFILLIMLGK, via the exons ATGGGTGAGCCAAGAGCTGAATATGGAGACCTGACCATAGCAGAGGAAGCGAGATCTTCACCTCAGGACTCTGCGAGAATGACCAAACTGGTAGTGACCTGTGGTGATGTCTGTGGTACCAAGCTGGCCAAAAAGACAGCAGATGAAAGCTCTGAGGTCATGGAAAACCTTCCTAGGACTTGTGAGGGACCACCAGTTGTCAACGAGCGAGAACTCACTAATGATTCTTGTAAGATCGACATAGAAGCTCTAAGCATTGACCCTTGTGCCTCACGTGTATCCATCACTGGAGAT GTCAAAGATGATGAAGACCTGCAAGGAAACGAGGCTAAGGAGCCAGAAGAGTCTTCCCAACTTCTAGAGGAGGACCATCAGGAGTGTCCCATATGCACTGAGCTATATGATACTACCAAGCACAAGCAGTCTTTACTCAACTGCAACCATGTGTTCTGTGACAATTGTATCAAAACCATGGTCCACACGGCCAACCATGCCAACCTCTGCCGGGTAACCTGCCCAATCTGTCGGCAGACGACACCCATGTTGGAATGGGAGGTCCGTAAGATGCAGGAGCAGATGATGGAAAGCGGAGGTGTCTGCGTTCAGCAGGACTATGTCCCACCACAGCCACTTGTCAGGAGACCTGGACTTTGCGGGTCACTGGAATACAGATTCCACGAGCGTCTCCGGACCGGGCGTCTTTTCCCCTTCCCTCCTTGTATCCGGAATCCGCACAGGTTAATGAGCAGGCTGACCCAGCTCGAGCGTCGCTGCCGCTGCTTGTATCTTTTTGTTTTGGTGATTTTTCTTTTTGCCGAGTTTTTCTGCTTTACGTTCCTGTTTTTGCCGATTCTCATCTTTATTTTATTGATTATGTTGGGGAAGTAA